The proteins below are encoded in one region of Chelmon rostratus isolate fCheRos1 chromosome 21, fCheRos1.pri, whole genome shotgun sequence:
- the ccdc186 gene encoding coiled-coil domain-containing protein 186 isoform X2, translating into MEQPGPASDTHMMEGSEVESVSERSHPENQLRNSTSNIEEEEQISHSSADEAEKCSQAKDEAQLDSELIKTVTDVQTDAKTKSEAQTCNQEHAEGSELDADTDCDSGTVSMEGGIPSLSNAADGALVAPFTTLDGVVESSPSVLEGTVETLLPFNEVKDSHTATPYSSVEPSVLVTNCSTEPSPADDSGLTKSPSSSSAQSTSKTSPTDLTTTSGISNGPSTPSSDTVNSSLASSPQTNTNTSVPFHSLSSPYDTDCSRKLISQIQRSLSQESLLDELESELLACQLPEGESGGERKGSPPVNGLPTDQEGCMVVFEKCVQYKYAQQEKAIQRLLEENKRHQELILGICSEKDNMREELKKRAETEKQHMVTIKKLEGRVEELLKELKESRDKLIHQDQAAKAALQQMQKEMAFRLEQANKKCDEARQEKETMVMKYVRGEKEALDLRRDKEGLEKRLREATKEVDRQALRGNQLAQEKGRLQQLYDAKEGEVSRFTREVEKLKEEVNSHLIKVKWAQNKLKSEADTHKETKDKLRETTSKLVQAKEETEQIRKNCQDMIRTYQESEELKSNELDAKLRETKGELEKHKQEQTDQLEVHRVKAKELEDLKRSYKESMDELNTLRTKLKCLEDERPRWEDELSKYREIINRQKAEIGRQREKMEEINALQEQHQCDKQEITSLREEVDGLTSQMADFQRDVQGSREREAELLGFTEKLSSKNAQLQSESNALQSQLDQLTSSFTQLQGRLEDTSRLLDDKSRQLKQEEVLRQQEVQGLQEERAALQTEVAQLKTRVEELRDELVTQKRKQAANIKDLTKQLTQARKRLEQVENGGCDRDASSMGSRSSSSGSLNARHSGSSGVEERSPESQSGPSVVVVDSFPEVDKAVLVDRIVRLQKALARKQEKIEFMEDHIKQLVEEIRKKTKIIQSYVLREESGALSSEASDINKAHLSRRGGIMASLYTSHPADSGLTLDLSLEINRKLQAVLEDTLLKNITLKENLQTLGAEIERLIKQQRAPEDGVRRK; encoded by the exons ATGGAGCAGCCTGGTCCTGCTTCAGATACACACATGATGGAAGGATCGGAGGTTGAATCTGTGTCTGAGAGATCTCACCCAGAGAATCAGCTTCGCAACAGCACATCTAACATAGAAGAGGAGGAACAAATCTCTCACAGCAGTGCAGATGAGGCAGAAAAGTGCAGTCAGGCAAAAGATGAAGCACAGCTTGATAGTGAACTAATTAAGACGGTGACAGATGTTCAGACGGACGCAAAGACAAAGTCAGAAGCTCAAACATGCAATCAGGAACATGCAGAGGGGAGTGAGCTGGATGCTGATACTGACTGTGATAGCGGTACAGTTTCCATGGAAGGTGGGATACCTTCGCTTTCAAATGCGGCTGATGGAGCTTTGGTAGCCCCATTCACCACTTTGGATGGTGTGGTAGAAAGCTCTCCTTCTGTTCTTGAAGGGACAGTAGAAACCTTATTGCCTTTTAATGAAGTTAAGGATTCTCATACCGCCACTCCATACAGCAGTGTGGAGCCATCAGTCTTGGTTACAAATTGTTCCACAGAGCCATCGCCTGCTGATGATAGTGGTTTAACCAAGAGTCCATCATCCTCTTCCGCCCAAAGCACTTCGAAAACCTCCCCTACTGACTTGACAACCACCTCTGGGATCTCTAATGGCCCTTCCACTCCCAGTTCCGACACTGTCAACTCCTCGCTGGCTTCCAGCCCTCAAACCAATACCAACACCTCAGTCCCCTTCCATTCCTTGTCAAGTCCGTATGACACTGATTGCAGCCGAAAGCTTATTTCCCAGATCCAGCGCTCGCTGTCACAGGAATCACTGCTGGATGAGCTAGAGTCAGAGCTGTTGGCCTGTCAGCTGCCTGAGGGTGAAAGTGGAGGTGAGCGGAAAGGAAGCCCACCTGTCAATGGACTCCCTACAGACCAAGAGGGCTGCATGGTGGTCTTTGAGAAGTGTGTGCAATACAAATATGCACAGCAGGAGAAAGCTATTCAGAG gttgCTTGAGGAGAACAAGAGACATCAGGAGCTGATCCTGGGCATCTGTTCAGAGAAGGACAACATGAGGGAAGAACTGAAAAAgagggcagagacagaaaagcagcacatggTCACCATTAAAAAG TTGGAGGgcagggtggaggagctgctgaaagaACTGAAGGAGTCGCGGGATAAACTCATTCACCAGGACCAGGCTGCCAAGGCTGCCCTCCAGCAAATGCAGAAGGAAATGGCCTTCCGGCTAGAACAG GCGAACAAGAAGTGTGACGAGGCGCGCCAAGAGAAGGAGACCATGGTGATGAAGTATGTacggggagagaaagaggcccTGGACCTGAGGCGGGATAAGGAGGGTTTGGAGAAGAGGCTGAGGGAAGCCACCAAGGAGGTGGACCGCCAGGCCCTCAGAGGAAACCAGCTGGCCCAGGAGAAAGgccggctgcagcagctctatGATGCTAAG gaAGGCGAGGTTAGCAGGTTCACTCGAGAGGTGGAAAAGCTGAAGGAGGAGGTCAACTCACATCTTATCAAGGTCAAATGGGCCCAGAACAAACTAAAGAGTGAGGCAGATACACACAAG GAAACTAAAGACAAACTGAGAGAGACAACATCCAAATTGGTCCAGGCCAAAGAAGAGACCGAACAGATCCGCAAGAACTGTCAGGACATGATCCGAACGTACCAG gaaTCAGAGGAGCTCAAGTCCAACGAGCTGGATGCTAAACTGAGGGAGACCAAAGGAGAGCTGGAGAAACACAAGCAGGAACAAACAGACCAATTAGAG GTGCACCGAGTGAAGGCCAAAGAGTTGGAGGACCTGAAAAGGAGTTACAAAGAGAGCATGGATGAGCTCAACACTCTACGCACCAAG TTAAAGTGTTTGGAGGACGAGCGTCCACGCTGGGAGGACGAGCTGAGCAAGTACAGAGAGATCATCAACCGGCAGAAAGCTGAGATCGGCCGCCAGAGGGAGAAGATGGAAGAGATCAATGCACTCCAGGAGCAGCATCAGTG TGACAAACAGGAGATCACGTCTCTTCGAGAGGAAGTTGATGGCCTGACCAGTCAGATGGCCGATTTCCAGCGCGATGTACAAGGCAGCAGGGAGCGAGAGGCTGAGCTACTGGGCTTCACTGAGAAGCTGAGCAGCAAGAACGCTCAGCTCCAGTCAGAGAGCAACGCACTACAGTCTCAGCTGGATCAGCTCACCAGCAGCTTCACGCAACTCCAAGGGAGGCTGGAGGACACCAGCAGGCTACTAGATGACAAG TCACGGCAGCTGAAACAGGAGGAGGTGCTGAGGCAGCAGGAGGTGCAGGGCCTGCAGGAGGAGCGGGCAGCACTGCAGACGGAGGTGGCCCAACTAAAAACCAGAGTTGAAGAACTGAGGGATGAGCTGGTGACTCAGAAAAGGAAACAAGCTGCCAACATCAAGGACCTGACGAAACAACTAACACAAG CCCGTAAGAGACTGGAGCAGGTTGAGAATGGAGGCTGCGACCGGGATGCTAGCAGTATGGGCAGTCGCTCAAGTTCCTCAG GCTCCTTGAACGCACGCCACAGTGGGAGCAGCGGTGTTGAGGAGCGGTCACCGGAGAGCCAGTCTGGTCCTTCAGTGGTGGTAGTGGATAGCTTCCCAGAGGTCGACAAGGCTGTGCTTGTGGATCGCATTGTCCGTCTGCAAAAGGCTCTCGCTCGCAAGCAGGAAAAAATCGAGTTCATGGAGGATCACATCAAGCAACTGGTGGAGGAGATCCGCAAAAAGACCAA AATTATCCAGAGCTATGTGCTAAGAGAGGAGTCGGGGGCCCTCTCATCAGAGGCGTCAGACATTAATAAGGCCCACCTGAGCCGGCGGGGAGGCATCATGGCTTCGCTTTACACCTCCCACCCGGCGGACAGCGGGCTGACCCTGGATCTGTCGCTGGAGatcaacaggaagctgcaggctGTGTTGGAGGACACACTGCTGAAGAACATTACCCTGAAG GAGAATCTGCAGACGCTGGGCGCCGAGATCGAGCGGCtcataaaacagcagagagctcCAGAGGACGGAGTGAGGAGGAAGTGA
- the ccdc186 gene encoding coiled-coil domain-containing protein 186 isoform X1 — protein MEQPGPASDTHMMEGSEVESVSERSHPENQLRNSTSNIEEEEQISHSSADEAEKCSQAKDEAQLDSELIKTVTDVQTDAKTKSEAQTCNQEHAEGSELDADTDCDSGTVSMEGGIPSLSNAADGALVAPFTTLDGVVESSPSVLEGTVETLLPFNEVKDSHTATPYSSVEPSVLVTNCSTEPSPADDSGLTKSPSSSSAQSTSKTSPTDLTTTSGISNGPSTPSSDTVNSSLASSPQTNTNTSVPFHSLSSPYDTDCSRKLISQIQRSLSQESLLDELESELLACQLPEGESGGERKGSPPVNGLPTDQEGCMVVFEKCVQYKYAQQEKAIQRLLEENKRHQELILGICSEKDNMREELKKRAETEKQHMVTIKKLEGRVEELLKELKESRDKLIHQDQAAKAALQQMQKEMAFRLEQANKKCDEARQEKETMVMKYVRGEKEALDLRRDKEGLEKRLREATKEVDRQALRGNQLAQEKGRLQQLYDAKEGEVSRFTREVEKLKEEVNSHLIKVKWAQNKLKSEADTHKETKDKLRETTSKLVQAKEETEQIRKNCQDMIRTYQESEELKSNELDAKLRETKGELEKHKQEQTDQLEVHRVKAKELEDLKRSYKESMDELNTLRTKLKCLEDERPRWEDELSKYREIINRQKAEIGRQREKMEEINALQEQHQCDKQEITSLREEVDGLTSQMADFQRDVQGSREREAELLGFTEKLSSKNAQLQSESNALQSQLDQLTSSFTQLQGRLEDTSRLLDDKSRQLKQEEVLRQQEVQGLQEERAALQTEVAQLKTRVEELRDELVTQKRKQAANIKDLTKQLTQARKRLEQVENGGCDRDASSMGSRSSSSGTTPGFGSLNARHSGSSGVEERSPESQSGPSVVVVDSFPEVDKAVLVDRIVRLQKALARKQEKIEFMEDHIKQLVEEIRKKTKIIQSYVLREESGALSSEASDINKAHLSRRGGIMASLYTSHPADSGLTLDLSLEINRKLQAVLEDTLLKNITLKENLQTLGAEIERLIKQQRAPEDGVRRK, from the exons ATGGAGCAGCCTGGTCCTGCTTCAGATACACACATGATGGAAGGATCGGAGGTTGAATCTGTGTCTGAGAGATCTCACCCAGAGAATCAGCTTCGCAACAGCACATCTAACATAGAAGAGGAGGAACAAATCTCTCACAGCAGTGCAGATGAGGCAGAAAAGTGCAGTCAGGCAAAAGATGAAGCACAGCTTGATAGTGAACTAATTAAGACGGTGACAGATGTTCAGACGGACGCAAAGACAAAGTCAGAAGCTCAAACATGCAATCAGGAACATGCAGAGGGGAGTGAGCTGGATGCTGATACTGACTGTGATAGCGGTACAGTTTCCATGGAAGGTGGGATACCTTCGCTTTCAAATGCGGCTGATGGAGCTTTGGTAGCCCCATTCACCACTTTGGATGGTGTGGTAGAAAGCTCTCCTTCTGTTCTTGAAGGGACAGTAGAAACCTTATTGCCTTTTAATGAAGTTAAGGATTCTCATACCGCCACTCCATACAGCAGTGTGGAGCCATCAGTCTTGGTTACAAATTGTTCCACAGAGCCATCGCCTGCTGATGATAGTGGTTTAACCAAGAGTCCATCATCCTCTTCCGCCCAAAGCACTTCGAAAACCTCCCCTACTGACTTGACAACCACCTCTGGGATCTCTAATGGCCCTTCCACTCCCAGTTCCGACACTGTCAACTCCTCGCTGGCTTCCAGCCCTCAAACCAATACCAACACCTCAGTCCCCTTCCATTCCTTGTCAAGTCCGTATGACACTGATTGCAGCCGAAAGCTTATTTCCCAGATCCAGCGCTCGCTGTCACAGGAATCACTGCTGGATGAGCTAGAGTCAGAGCTGTTGGCCTGTCAGCTGCCTGAGGGTGAAAGTGGAGGTGAGCGGAAAGGAAGCCCACCTGTCAATGGACTCCCTACAGACCAAGAGGGCTGCATGGTGGTCTTTGAGAAGTGTGTGCAATACAAATATGCACAGCAGGAGAAAGCTATTCAGAG gttgCTTGAGGAGAACAAGAGACATCAGGAGCTGATCCTGGGCATCTGTTCAGAGAAGGACAACATGAGGGAAGAACTGAAAAAgagggcagagacagaaaagcagcacatggTCACCATTAAAAAG TTGGAGGgcagggtggaggagctgctgaaagaACTGAAGGAGTCGCGGGATAAACTCATTCACCAGGACCAGGCTGCCAAGGCTGCCCTCCAGCAAATGCAGAAGGAAATGGCCTTCCGGCTAGAACAG GCGAACAAGAAGTGTGACGAGGCGCGCCAAGAGAAGGAGACCATGGTGATGAAGTATGTacggggagagaaagaggcccTGGACCTGAGGCGGGATAAGGAGGGTTTGGAGAAGAGGCTGAGGGAAGCCACCAAGGAGGTGGACCGCCAGGCCCTCAGAGGAAACCAGCTGGCCCAGGAGAAAGgccggctgcagcagctctatGATGCTAAG gaAGGCGAGGTTAGCAGGTTCACTCGAGAGGTGGAAAAGCTGAAGGAGGAGGTCAACTCACATCTTATCAAGGTCAAATGGGCCCAGAACAAACTAAAGAGTGAGGCAGATACACACAAG GAAACTAAAGACAAACTGAGAGAGACAACATCCAAATTGGTCCAGGCCAAAGAAGAGACCGAACAGATCCGCAAGAACTGTCAGGACATGATCCGAACGTACCAG gaaTCAGAGGAGCTCAAGTCCAACGAGCTGGATGCTAAACTGAGGGAGACCAAAGGAGAGCTGGAGAAACACAAGCAGGAACAAACAGACCAATTAGAG GTGCACCGAGTGAAGGCCAAAGAGTTGGAGGACCTGAAAAGGAGTTACAAAGAGAGCATGGATGAGCTCAACACTCTACGCACCAAG TTAAAGTGTTTGGAGGACGAGCGTCCACGCTGGGAGGACGAGCTGAGCAAGTACAGAGAGATCATCAACCGGCAGAAAGCTGAGATCGGCCGCCAGAGGGAGAAGATGGAAGAGATCAATGCACTCCAGGAGCAGCATCAGTG TGACAAACAGGAGATCACGTCTCTTCGAGAGGAAGTTGATGGCCTGACCAGTCAGATGGCCGATTTCCAGCGCGATGTACAAGGCAGCAGGGAGCGAGAGGCTGAGCTACTGGGCTTCACTGAGAAGCTGAGCAGCAAGAACGCTCAGCTCCAGTCAGAGAGCAACGCACTACAGTCTCAGCTGGATCAGCTCACCAGCAGCTTCACGCAACTCCAAGGGAGGCTGGAGGACACCAGCAGGCTACTAGATGACAAG TCACGGCAGCTGAAACAGGAGGAGGTGCTGAGGCAGCAGGAGGTGCAGGGCCTGCAGGAGGAGCGGGCAGCACTGCAGACGGAGGTGGCCCAACTAAAAACCAGAGTTGAAGAACTGAGGGATGAGCTGGTGACTCAGAAAAGGAAACAAGCTGCCAACATCAAGGACCTGACGAAACAACTAACACAAG CCCGTAAGAGACTGGAGCAGGTTGAGAATGGAGGCTGCGACCGGGATGCTAGCAGTATGGGCAGTCGCTCAAGTTCCTCAGGTACTACTCCTGGATTTG GCTCCTTGAACGCACGCCACAGTGGGAGCAGCGGTGTTGAGGAGCGGTCACCGGAGAGCCAGTCTGGTCCTTCAGTGGTGGTAGTGGATAGCTTCCCAGAGGTCGACAAGGCTGTGCTTGTGGATCGCATTGTCCGTCTGCAAAAGGCTCTCGCTCGCAAGCAGGAAAAAATCGAGTTCATGGAGGATCACATCAAGCAACTGGTGGAGGAGATCCGCAAAAAGACCAA AATTATCCAGAGCTATGTGCTAAGAGAGGAGTCGGGGGCCCTCTCATCAGAGGCGTCAGACATTAATAAGGCCCACCTGAGCCGGCGGGGAGGCATCATGGCTTCGCTTTACACCTCCCACCCGGCGGACAGCGGGCTGACCCTGGATCTGTCGCTGGAGatcaacaggaagctgcaggctGTGTTGGAGGACACACTGCTGAAGAACATTACCCTGAAG GAGAATCTGCAGACGCTGGGCGCCGAGATCGAGCGGCtcataaaacagcagagagctcCAGAGGACGGAGTGAGGAGGAAGTGA
- the tdrd1 gene encoding LOW QUALITY PROTEIN: tudor domain-containing protein 1 (The sequence of the model RefSeq protein was modified relative to this genomic sequence to represent the inferred CDS: substituted 1 base at 1 genomic stop codon): protein MCNTXPLYKHVHSAAAMYRSFSPNLVRPNQPLRKPSSSLVALCASSPPTHPMPSVAPVSPTSGGLGDGKSMDTSAVSGSVQQALNAPFCNYCGKQGNFRCNRCKKTPYCSVVCQTEDWKAHRHMCKSIDSEIAKEKQKETRASLVTGNRADLSESKHGDTNNLQRVYFTDLHMTKVIKGTYIQASVVQFYSPGRFFVFNQSPELLEALRSISTELHKTYSCPSVLTYVPHVGEVCAVQFSCDMNWYRGLVQTLATDQKMANILYIDFGNEEDVPVARIKPLAANIPPFCPCAMECRIAGVVPVAGNWSGECCIAVRQMLAGRSVSVKMVETLQCGRIHAVDILLSMGKPLSTFLLEHGYAATETDKVTPTEQEISDMMSTSLENFRRCSDGKDDNTWAQPPKPMMQAVGDSFSVVVTHLQSPNEIIVQKVENAEVIQALQLKLREHCSQVPAPQNFRPAPGTVCCVQFSEDKQWYRAKVLAYPSEERVCVGYLDFGNSEEVDLDHLRPISPSLLALPMQAMPCGLAGVQPDGECWSEDCVLALQQRVSNRILHIEIHGAHEGKALVAMIDKTSDPQANIAELLTSGGFTAPAPVTACSDQQADQTATAAAEPQVPSPACEPLVWSWTELPTDGQTVALLASVLENPQDFYCCINSPTEHQRLIELGVELKKHCEANASPFVPKVGEPCCAVFPGDGAWYRVMVNGLSEDKVSVHFVDYGFSMELQRNQLQSITPQLLTLPFQAIRCSLAGVEPLGSEWSSEAKLWFQNLVDGVNLSARVLSVSEQGYYVKLESRGKDVAASLISEQLAKAPGATHETPGCEAKHQEKIQENEHSQMNVQASDQTGAKSKEIPADGMLSEDQLEAPSFPVDWKTVELPLKETFQPYIAALISPSLFYLLVASQVDQQKLQGVMMELAAYCSNNRASLSSAFLSRPDPGAACCAQYSADNNWYRAVVLEVGENDISVIYADYGNTETVPFSRILPIPMHLLQLPFQITRCSLTGKEHFPAEWPQEVQQMVQSQLQNGVLATVESFDGSANVLSLTPLTETGGGHLTAMILDALQAQAKSNPCPSTTQKAEQTDSSTSTASTTAVPKSLQPKSIPQTQEGLENAAATTVLTVTLEPAPQTPQQEKKTSAVSVSEDPVQKIFEQKEPPGEINTKNNAPQTSGCCCPSLKTKIDHLEQLVQLQLSLIKQLVGQTKEDSPNT from the exons ATGTGCAACACTTGACCTCTTTACAAACACGTGCACT cagctgcagccatgtaCCGCTCATTTTCTCCAAACTTGGTTCGACCTAACCAGCCCTTGAGGAAACCATCATCGAGCCTCGTGGCTCTTTGCGCATCGTCTCCTCCAACACATCCCATGCCCAGTGTTGCACCTGTGAGCCCCACGTCAGGTGGCCTTGGAGACGGTAAATCAAT GGACACATCTGCA GTGTCAGGATCCGTGCAACAGGCATTGAATGCACCCTTCTGCAACTACTGTGGTAAACAAG GAAATTTCCGGTGCAACCGCTGCAAGAAGACACCTTATTGCTCTGTGGTGTGTCAGACAGAAGACTGgaaggcacacagacacatgtgcaAGTCCATTGATTCAGAAATTGCAAA agagaaacaaaaggaaaccAGGGCCTCGCTAGTGACAGGGAACAGAGCTGACCTTTCAGAGTCTAAG CATGGTGATACAAACAACCTCCAGAGGGTCTATTTCACGGACTTGCATATGACTAAAGTCATCAAGGGAACATACATCCAG GCGTCTGTTGTACAGTTTTACAGTCCTGGCAGGTTTTTCGTTTTCAACCAAAGCCCTGAGCTGCTGGAAGCTCTGAGAAGCATCAGCACAGAGCTTCATAAAACCTACAGCTGCCCATCAGTGCTGACATATGTACCCCATGTTGGAGAGGTTTGCGCCGTTCAGTTCTCCTGTGACATG AACTGGTATCGAGGCCTGGTCCAGACTTTGGCTACTGACCAGAAGATGGCTAATATCCTTTACATTGACTTTGGCAATGAAGAAGATGTTCCTGTGGCACGGATCAAGCCCCTGGCTGCTAATATCCCACCATTTTGCCCATGC GCAATGGAGTGCCGTATTGCTGGGGTGGTGCCAGTGGCTGGCAACTGGTCAGGCGAGTGCTGTATTGCAGTGAGACAGATGCTGGCCGGCAGGTCTGTGTCTGTTAAGATGGTGGAAACACTACAGTGTGGTCGCATCCATGCTGTGGATATCCTGCTGTCCATGG GAAAGCCGTTGAGCACGTTCCTCCTTGAGCATGGCTACGCGGCAACGGAAACAGACAAAGTGACGCCAACTGAGCAAGAAATAA gCGACATGATGAGTACATCTTTGGAAAACTTCAGGCGTTGCTCTGATGGGAAGGATGACAACACCTGGGCTCAGCCACCCAAGCCAATGATGCAGGCAGTGGGTGACTCCTTCTCTGTTGTGGTCACCCACTTGCAGTCACCCAATGAAATTATTGTCCAGAAGGTGGAGAACGCTG AAGTGATTCAGGCGTTGCAGTTGAAGCTGAGGGAACACTGTTCTCAGGTCCCAGCTCCCCAGAACTTCAGACCAGCCCCTGGCACAGTTTGCTGTGTCCAGTTCTCAG AGGACAAGCAGTGGTACAGGGCTAAAGTTCTGGCTTATCCATCAGAGGAACGCGTTTGTGTCGGCTACCTTGACTTTGGTAACTCCGAGGAGGTGGATTTAGACCACCTGAGGCCCATCAGCCCTTCACTACTGGCCCTGCCCATGCAGGCTATGCCATGTGGTCTAGCAG GGGTGCAGCCTGATGGGGAGTGCTGGTCAGAGGACTGCGTTTTGGCCCTGCAGCAAAGGGTATCGAACAGAATACTACACATTGAGATCCACGGAGCACATGAGGGCAAGGCTTTGGTGGCCATGATTGATAAGACCAGTGATCCTCAGGCCAATATTGCTGAGCTGCTGACCTCTGGTGGTTTCACTGCACCTGCTCCTGTTACCGCCTGTAGTGACCAGCAGGCTGACCAGACGGCAACTGCTGCTGCCGAACCACAAG TGCCTAGCCCAGCCTGTGAGCCTCTGGTGTGGTCATGGACTGAACTTCCCACTGATGGCCAGACAGTGGCACTGCTAGCCAGTGTCCTGGAGAACCCTCAGGATTTTTACTGCTGCATCAACAGTCCTACAG aaCATCAGAGGCTGATAGAGCTGGGGGTGGAGCTGAAAAAGCACTGTGAGGCGAATGCCTCACCTTTTGTGCCAAAAGTGGGAGAGCCCTGTTGTGCCGTGTTCCCTG GTGATGGAGCGTGGTATCGTGTGATGGTAAACGGGCTTTCTGAAGACAAGGTGTCTGTACACTTTGTGGACTATGGTTTTAGCATGGAACTGCAAAGGAACCAGCTTCAATCCATCACTCCCCAACTCCTGACTCTACCCTTCCAGGCAATTCGCTGCAGCCTTGcag GTGTGGAGCCCCTGGGATCAGAGTGGAGCAGTGAGGCCAAACTGTGGTTCCAGAATCTGGTGGATGGCGTGAACCTCTCTGCACGTgtgctttctgtctctgaacaAGGCTACTATGTGAagctggagagcagagggaaggaTGTGGCAGCTTCCCTCATTTCTGAGCAACTAGCCAAGGCTCCTGGAGCGACACATGAAACCCCAGGCTGTGAGGCCAAACACCAagagaaaatacaggaaaatgAGCACAGCCAAATGAATGTGCAAGCATCTGACCAGACCGGAGCCAAATCCAAAGAGATACCAGCTGACGGGATGCTATCAGAAGACCAGCTGGAGG CCCCGTCTTTCCCAGTGGATTGGAAGACAGTGGAGCTGCCTCTCAAGGAGACCTTTCAGCCTTACATCGCAGCTCTCATTAGTCCTTCCCTGTTCTACCTGCTTGTTGCCAGTCAGG TGGACCAGCAGAAGCTTCAGGGAGTGATGATGGAGCTGGCCGCCTACTGCAGCAACAATCGGGCCTCTTTATCCTCTGCCTTCCTAAGCAGACCAGATCCTGGAGCTGCCTGCTGTGCCCAGTACTCTG ctgacAATAACTGGTACCGTGCAGTGGTCCTGGAGGTTGGCGAGAATGACATCAGTGTCATCTATGCAGATTATGGAAACACTGAGACGGTGCCATTCTCCCGTATCTTGCCCATCCCCAtgcacctgctgcagctcccctTTCAGATCACTCGCTGCAGCCTCACTG GTAAGGAACACTTCCCTGCAGAGTGGccacaggaagtgcagcagaTGGTCCAAAGCCAGCTGCAGAATGGCGTCCTCGCCACTGTCGAGTCTTTCGATGGCTCTGCTAATGTGCTCTCACTGACTCCACTCACTGAGACGGGCGGAGGGCACCTCACCGCCATGATCTTGGATGCACTACAGGCCCAGGCCAAGAGTAATCCTTGCCCATCCACCACCCAGAAGGCTGAgcaaactgacagcagcacatctACTGCCAGCACTACAGCTGTCCCCAAGTCCCTTCAGCCCAAGTCGATACCTCAAACCCAGGAGGGGCTGGAGAATGCAGCAGCCACAACTGTTCTAACCGTAACCCTAGAGCCAGCACCCCAGACTCcccagcaggagaaaaaaaccTCGGCAGTGTCAGTCAGTG AGGATCCAGTTCAGAAGATTTTTGAGCAAAAAGAGCCTCCAGGtgaaattaatacaaaaaataatg CTCCTCAGAcgtctggctgctgctgtccgAGCCTAAAGACGAag aTTGACCACCTGGAACAgttggtgcagctgcagctttctctcaTCAAGCAGTTAGTGGGACAGACAAAAGAAGATTCACCAAATACATAA